The genomic stretch GATCTGGAGAACATCGACCTGATCAGCGGCTTCGTCGGCTGGCGCCACGTGTTCAGTCCCAAGCTGCGCACCAACCTGTTCTATTCGCGCGCCGAGTATGACAACGACACCGCCCTGACCGGGCTGGGCATCACCCGCTCGGCCCAGTCGGCGCACCTCAACCTGATCTATTCTCCGTTGCCCAAGCTCGACGTCGGCGCGGAACTGATCTGGGGTAAGCGCGAACTCGAGAACGGCGACTCCGGCGAACTCAACCGCCTGCAGACGCACGTCAAGTACAGCTTCTAAATCTAGGGGATCGCATCATGTCCAGCGTCACCGCCACCGCGTCGCCCGGATCGGGCGAGCTCACCAAGGGCCACAAGAAGGTCATTTTCGCGTCCAGCCTGGGCACGGTCTTCGAGTGGTACGACTTCTACCTGTACGGCTCGCTCGCCGCGATCATCGGCAAACAGTTCTTCGGCGGCCTCAACGACACCAGCCAGTTCATCTTCGCCCTGTTGGCCTTCGCCGCCGGCTTCGCGGTGCGTCCCTTCGGCGCGCTGGTGTTCGGCCGCCTGGGCGACATGATCGGGCGCAAGTACACCTTCCTGGTCACCATCGTCATCATGGGCCTGGCCACCTTCCTGGTCGGCATCCTGCCCAGCTACGCCACCTTGGGCATCGCCGCACCGATCATCCTGATCACCTTGCGCTTGGCGCAAGGCTTGGCGCTGGGCGGCGAGTACGGCGGCGCGGCGACCTACGTGGCCGAGCACGCGCCCAACGGCAAGCGCGGCCTGTACACCAGCTTCATCCAGACCACCGCGACCCTGGGCCTGTTCCTGTCGCTGCTGGTGATCTGGGGCTGCCGCAACTATCTGGGCAAGGAAGCGTTCGAGGAATGGGGCTGGCGCATTCCGTTCCTGGTCTCGGTGGTGCTGCTGGGCGTGTCGGTGTGGATCCGCATGCAGCTGGCCGAATCGCCGCTGTTCCAGCAGATGAAGGCCGAAGGCAAGACCTCCAAGGCGCCGATCACCGAGAGCTTCTTCTCCAAGAACGGCAAGATCGCCCTGCTCGCCCTGCTCGGCGCCACCGCCGGCCAGGCCGTGGTCTGGTACGGCGGCCAGTTCTACTCGCTGTTCTTCCTGACCAAGACCCTGGGCCTGGACCCCAACCGCGCCGACATCCTGATCGCCATCGCCCTGGCCCTGGCCACCGGCGGCTTCATCTTCTTCGGCTGGCTGTCGGACAAGATCGGCCGCAAGAAGATCGTGCTCGCCGGCTGCCTGATCGCGGTGTTCACCTACTTCCCGGTGTTCAAGGCGCTGACCCACAACGTCAATCCGGCGCTGGAGGCCGCGGTGGCGAAGTCGCCGGTCACCGTCAACGCCGACCCGGACCGCTGCGCGTTCCAGTTCGACCCGGTGGGCAAGGCGACCTTCAAGCAGTCCTGCGACATCATCAAGTCGGCGCTGGCCAAGAAGGGCATCCCGTACGTCAACGCCCCGGCCGCGGCCGGCAGCGTGGCCACGGTGTCCATCGGCGGCGTGAGCCTCAACAGCTTCGAAGGCGAGGCGCTGGGCAAGGACGAGTTCAAGGCCCAGTCCGACGCCTTCGGCAAGCAGCTCACCGAAGCGCTGAAGACCGCCGGCTACCCGGAAAAAGCCGACCCGGCCGGCGTCAACACGCCGGTGGTGATCGCGCTGCTGACCTTCCTGGTGCTGCTGGTGACCATGGTCTACGGCCCGATCGCGGCCTGGCTGGTGGAACTGTTCCCGACCCGCATCCGCTACACCTCGATGTCGCTGCCCTACCACATCGGCAATGGCTGGTTCGGCGGCTTCCTGCCCTTCACCGCCTTCGCCATCGTCGCCGCCACCGGCAATATCTACAGCGGCCTGTGGTACCCGGTGATCGTGGCCTCGATGACCGTGGTGATCGGTTCGCTGTTCCTGCGCGAAACCAAGGATGTCGATATCCGCGACTGATACCGGCTCCACCGAACGACCCCACGTCGTATGCAGTGAAGGCGACGCCGGCGCAAGCCGGCGTCGCTTTTTTCGGGTGAGCGCGTTGCCGAGCACTGCGGCGGCGCTTACAGTCCGGCGAAACCGGAAGTTCATCCGTCGCAGGGAGCGTGCATGCCTCGCCAGTTCCTGATGGGCGCCTTGTACGCCCTGCTCGCGCTGCTGGCGCCGACGCTGTACGGCATGGGCGCGATCGCACAGGCGCTGCCGCCGAACGCGGTGCTGGATTTCGAATTCTGCGGCTTGGAACGCAACTGTTACGTGTTCCTGCAGACGCTGTCGCCCACGCAACGCGACTGGATGATGGCCAGCCTGGGCCTGGATTACCTGCTCATGGCGCTGTACGCGCCCCTGGGCTGGGTGCTGTTGCGCCTGTTGGAACCCGCGCTGCCCGTACGCTGGCGACGCGCCACGCGCGTGCTGGCCTGGGCCATGTGGCTGGCCGGCCTGGCCGACGCGATGGAGAACGCGCTGCTGATCCAGGTGCTGGCCGCCGGCGCCGACCGCGGCCTGGCCTGGCCGGCGGGTCTGTGCGCGGCGATCAAGTTCGCGCTGCTGGCGATCGGGCTGCTGTGGTGGCTGGGCTTCGGCGCTGCGGCCCTGTGGCGGTGTTGGCGCCAGCGCCCTTTATCGACAACGGCTTGAACCCGCATCGGCTAGGCTGTGGCGCATGAAACCCTCGATCCGCCCCTACGACGCCAGCGGCGAGTTCTACATCGCCGAGCAATGCCACGTCATCGAGCTGTCCAACAGCGACGACGACCCCACGCTGTCGATCGCGCGCGTGCGGGTGACGTCGGGCACCACTACGCGCTGGCACCGCCTGACCGCCACCGCCGAGCGCTACGTGATCCTGGAAGGCCAAGGCCGCATGGAAGTCGGCGAGTTGCCGCCGCAGGACGTGGGCCCCGGCGACACCGTGCTGATCCCGCCGGACGGCCGCCAGCGCATCGCCAACCTGGGCCAGGGCGACCTGGTGTTCCTGGCGATCTGCACGCCGCGGTTCCGGCCCGAAGCCTACGAGGATCTGGACCCCGAACCCCTGCCCTGCAGCTTCGAAGACGCCTAACGCGCGGCGGGCAGCGCGTAGCGGCCGCTGTCGGCGAACGCACCGGTCACCGCATCCACCAGCCGCCGCGCATACACGCCCTTCGGGTCCAGGTCGGGATCGTAGATGGTCAGGTCCAGACCCACGGCCTTGGGGCTGGCCAGCAGCGGCGTCAGCATCGCGCGCAGCTGCGCATAGCTCAGGCCGCG from Lysobacter silvisoli encodes the following:
- a CDS encoding MFS transporter, whose translation is MSSVTATASPGSGELTKGHKKVIFASSLGTVFEWYDFYLYGSLAAIIGKQFFGGLNDTSQFIFALLAFAAGFAVRPFGALVFGRLGDMIGRKYTFLVTIVIMGLATFLVGILPSYATLGIAAPIILITLRLAQGLALGGEYGGAATYVAEHAPNGKRGLYTSFIQTTATLGLFLSLLVIWGCRNYLGKEAFEEWGWRIPFLVSVVLLGVSVWIRMQLAESPLFQQMKAEGKTSKAPITESFFSKNGKIALLALLGATAGQAVVWYGGQFYSLFFLTKTLGLDPNRADILIAIALALATGGFIFFGWLSDKIGRKKIVLAGCLIAVFTYFPVFKALTHNVNPALEAAVAKSPVTVNADPDRCAFQFDPVGKATFKQSCDIIKSALAKKGIPYVNAPAAAGSVATVSIGGVSLNSFEGEALGKDEFKAQSDAFGKQLTEALKTAGYPEKADPAGVNTPVVIALLTFLVLLVTMVYGPIAAWLVELFPTRIRYTSMSLPYHIGNGWFGGFLPFTAFAIVAATGNIYSGLWYPVIVASMTVVIGSLFLRETKDVDIRD
- a CDS encoding cupin domain-containing protein, which translates into the protein MKPSIRPYDASGEFYIAEQCHVIELSNSDDDPTLSIARVRVTSGTTTRWHRLTATAERYVILEGQGRMEVGELPPQDVGPGDTVLIPPDGRQRIANLGQGDLVFLAICTPRFRPEAYEDLDPEPLPCSFEDA